From the genome of Azospirillum brasilense, one region includes:
- a CDS encoding carboxymuconolactone decarboxylase family protein, which translates to MTVQLAAESTIMPLKPIEHADAAPEVRAVYDDIKAARNVPDVNNFWKMAAHHPPTLKRTWESLREVMAPGALDPLVKEMIFVAVSVTNGCDYCIRSHEAAARRAGMTDAQFGELMAVVGMANETNRLAKGYQVEIDEALK; encoded by the coding sequence ATGACCGTTCAACTTGCCGCGGAGAGCACCATCATGCCCCTGAAGCCCATCGAGCACGCCGACGCCGCACCCGAGGTGCGCGCCGTCTACGACGACATCAAGGCGGCCCGCAACGTGCCGGACGTCAACAATTTCTGGAAGATGGCCGCCCATCACCCGCCCACGTTGAAGCGCACCTGGGAGAGCCTGAGGGAGGTGATGGCCCCCGGCGCGCTGGACCCGCTGGTCAAGGAGATGATCTTCGTCGCGGTCAGCGTGACCAACGGCTGCGACTATTGCATTCGCTCGCACGAGGCGGCGGCGCGCCGCGCCGGCATGACCGACGCCCAGTTCGGCGAGCTGATGGCCGTCGTCGGCATGGCCAACGAGACCAACCGCCTCGCCAAGGGCTATCAGGTGGAGATCGACGAGGCGCTGAAGTAG